The DNA sequence TATACCATCCATTTTGACTTTCTACTATTTCTACTTTCGACCCATTTGTTAATGTTCCTATTACTGAGTAGTTTGTTCCATATCCACTTCTTATATTTAACCTATCTGCTGTTATGGTTCCGGTATTAACAGAATTTTGATTGTCTCCATCGGGATTAATTACTTCTCCTCCAGATCCATCAGTATGTATATTATCTTTTAAATATCTCTCAATTCCATTAGCAATTCCATCAGCTAGTTTTTCTTGATAATTTGGATTTGCTAAATTAGCTGATTCTGTAGGATTAGTTATAAATCCACTTTCAAATAATGCAGATGGCATATTTGTTTCTCTTAAAACAGCAAAATTTGCACTTTTGATACCTCGATTTCTAGATCCAGTTTCATTTATTGCACTACTTTGTATGTTTTGAGCATAGTGACTATACTCTCCTTTTCTTGTGTGGTAATAAGTCTCCGTACCATTTGCACTCATTGAATCAGATGAATTTTGATGTATAGATATAAAAACATCTGGAGCATATTGATTTGCCATTTTAGCTCTATCACTTAATGATATAAACTCATCACTATATCTACTCATTTTAACTTCAATCCCTTTAGATCTTAGTTTTTGTTCAACTTTTTTAGCAACAGCTAGGTTTAATTCATCTTCATAATTTCCATTCCCTACAGCTCCACTGTCTTGCCCCCCATGACCTGGGTCTATAAACACTTTATAGCAATTTCTATTAGATTTTGGCATTGCAGCAAAATTATACCCTCTTGTTTCACTAGGCACATATACTTCTATAACATGTACTTTCCCATCTATTTTTTGACTTAAATACACAGTTCCATATCCAATAGGTTTTACAACACCATTTTCAATACTTACAGTTTCATTATCTGACGTTTCCCAGTTTGGATTTGCTGATAAATCTAATGTTTCTCCTTTTCTTAGAGATACTCCATCTTCTACTACTACATCTTCAGACTTATATTTATCCATTACAGTTGAAAATTCTGCTTCATCTTTTGGACTAGCACTTACAGGTACTACGTTTACCACAGTTGCTGCAGATATTATTCCAAAAGCAGCTATATATTTAGTAAATTTATCAATTCTTTTGCTCAATTTCTCAGTCTCCTTCGTAGTTTTTTGTATTCCCATTTTTCCTATATTTTAACATATCACTTATTGTTTCTACAAATTTAGCCATAGCTTTATTTTTTAAATAAAAAAGATAAGTCTTTTAGACTTATCTTTTTTATCGGTTAATTGTTTATAATTTCAACAAGCTTTCTTAATTTTGTTTCATCGATTTCTCCAAATGGATTTTTATCAACTCTTATGGCTGTTCCAAAGTGAAAATCTTTATTATTAGTTAAATTTTTTATTCTATCTATATTTTCAAAATTTAACCCTCCACCTAGCAATATATTAATACTGCCTGCATTTTTTTTCATCTCTTTTATTTTTTCTATGTTATTTTCTATATTGCCTTTTCCAGCTGAAGTTAAAACATTAGTTATATATTCATATTTACTAAGTATTTTTATTGAATCTATAACATCGGTTTCATCTATAGCTCTATGATAAGTAACATCTAATCCTTTAGCTGCTTCAAGTAATGTTATTAGTTGTTCTTCTCTTATATTATTTTTTTCATCTAACATTCCAAAAACCACACCATTAGCGCCTATTTCTTTTACTTTTTCTATATCTTTTATCATTATATTTATATCTTCATCACTATATACAAAACTTTTCGCATGGTGCCTTATCATTACATTTACAGGTATTTTAACTTTATTTACTACTGATTCTATAAGTCCAAAACTTGGAGTTAGACCTCCCTCTGTTAATGCACTTACAAGTTCAATTCTATCAGCTCCACATTTTTCAATAGCTATAGCATCTTCAACACTCATCCCAATTATTTCTAACATTTTTCCTCCTTTGCTAATTCATATATAGCATTTGCAAATATTTTGGCATTTAAGATTATATCATCTATATCCATGTATTCATCACTATTATGTGCTATTCCTTTTTGTCCTGGAAATGAAGGTCCAAAAGGCACAATATTTGGCATAACCTTAGCATAGGTTCCACCACTTGTAGTAGTTGGTGTACCGTCTAATCCAGTAACTCTTTCATATGCATTTTGTAAACTTCTTACTAAATACGAATTTTTATCAAAATTAACAGGGTTAAAGTTGCTTTCTACTTTTAAACTTAACTTATATTCTAGATTAACTTTTATCTTACTTAATATATAATCCATAGTACAAGTCATAGGATATCTTACACTAAACATCAAAGTTATTCTGTTATTTTCATATTTTAATTCATAAGGATTTAAATATAACTTTCCTGTTAATTCATCCTCAAAATCTATGTTTATTTTTTCACCATAATACTCATTATGAAAGTACTCATTTATAAATTTTAAAAATGAATTTAACTCTTCATCCTTTATAAGATTTTCATTTATTAAATATTCAATCATATAAGTAATTGCATTTTCACCTAATTGAGGCGCATTTGCTGGAGCTTGTTTTCCTTTAACTTCAATAGATATAAACTTTTCATCCATTTTTATATTTAAATTGTCATTTATTTTTATATTTAAATTTATAGCCTTTTCTTCTAAATAGCATATTATATCTTCATGTATGTATTCAACAGGAATGTCTATTTTGCATTTATCAGGTACAACATTTGATTTAAAATCTCCATAAATCTTAAGCCCCTTTAAATCTATTTCTTTACTTATGCTTAATTTTCCAATACCTCGTTCTCCATATACAACAGGATACTTACAATCTGGAGTAAACCCCATTATAGGTGGTTTTTCTTTACTTAAATAATATGGTATATCATTAAAACCAGTTTCTTCATTTGTACCAAAGATTATTCTAACTTTCTTATTTAACTTTAACCCTGAATTTTGAACTGCTTTCAATCCATATAAGGCACTTATTATAGGTCCTTTATTATCTAATACTCCTCTTCCATAAATTTTTCCGTTATCTATAGTTCCGCCATAAGGGTCATAACTCCATCCAGTTCCTTCTGGAACCACATCTAAATGTCCCAGTATTCCTATATATTCCTCACCTTCACCTAATTCAGCATACCCCATATATCCGTCTAAATTTTTAGTTTTAAATCCTAATTTTTTAGAAATCTCTAAAGCCTTTTTTAAAGCTTTATCAACATTTTCACCAAAAGGATATCCATTAGTTGGCTCTCCTTCAACACTTGGTATTTTTACTATATCTATAATATCATTTATTAAGTTATTTTTTAATTCGTCAATTTGATTATTTAAGATATCCATAAATATTCCTCAATTCTATATTATTCTATAGGTGCTTTTATTCTTGCTGCATATGCTGCCAACCATTCTTGTGTAGCTACCTCATGAACACTTTTACCATCAATTCTGTTGCTTACATAAACTGTAGGCTCATGATCTTTAGTTGCTACTGAAAAACTAAAATTAGGTATATTCGTTGCAACTCCCCATTCACCTTTATTGTTCATAGCAACTAGTGATAAATCTCCAGCTTTTCCTCTTCTTTTTATAAGTTGTTCATCCAATTCATTCACGGCTTTGTCGCAAGCTTGTTGAGGAGTAAAACCTTCCTTCATAAGCCTCACTATTTCATAAGATATGCACCCTTTCATAAGATCTTCACCAAGACCTGTAGCTGTTGCTCCACCAACTTCACTATCTACATAAAACCCTGATCCAGATAAAGGCGAGTCTCCTACTCTACCACTTTTTTTCATGAAAAGTCCACTTGTTGACGTAGCTGCACACATTTTCCCATTTTTATCCAAAGTAACCATCCCAACTGTATCATGCCCTACATATGGGCTTAATCCTTGCTCTAAAGTTTCTTTTTTTCTTTTGTTATAATGCTGCTTTGCTCTATCTGTCAGCATATTTTTCCTTTCAAATCCATTTTTATGGGCATATTCCTCTGCTCCCGTCCCAACTAAAAAGCAATTGACTTTTTCATTACTTAATTTTCTAGCTATTGATATTGGATTTGCGAAATCTCTTATTCCAGCTACTGCTCCTATTGAAAATGTATTTCCATCCATATATGCAGCATCAAGTTCTACCTCACAATTTTCATTTGGAAGCCCTCCATACCCTACAGACTTGTAAAAAGGATAGTCTTCTACTCTTTTTATAGCTAATTCTATAGCATCTCCAGCCTCCATGCCTTCATTTAGTTTTTGTGAACTTTCACTTACTCCTTCTATAGCCATTCTCCATGTTGCAATTATTCCCCACATAACATTTCCTCCTATATTTTTAATAAAAGCCTTGGTTTCCCAAGGCTTTTATATTTTTAAAAGCAAATTTCTTCTTTTAAATTCAATATATCTTCATTTTCAGCAAGTTTTTTTGCCATTTTGCAAATATTTTTTAAAGATTCATTTAATCCTATTCCACCTTTCTTAGGTGTCTTTACTATTAAAATGTCGTCTTTATAATTTTCTAAAATTTCAGTATTTTCAGCAGACATTGCTGCAAATGCTTTTATATTTGTTTCACTATTAATCTTCTTTGCTAAAACTGCTGACATTTCAGCAAAATTTTCATAATTGAATGCCGGTCCACATATTACTACATCTGGACTAATTTTTTTAACCATAGCAACCATTTTTGCACTTACTTCTTCTTCATTATTTATAAAAAATTCATCACCACAATAAAGACTTGCTATTATTTTTGAATCATATTCTTTTAAAAATTTCTCCATCATTACTCCAGGTCCTAATGGAGTAGTTTTTCCTCCAGGTGGTATATTAGCTTTTTCTTTACCGCCTGCCCCTGCTTGTATTTGGTCTAATATAAGAACTACTTTAGTCAAATTTTTCATCCCCTAATTTAAAATTCTAAATCATCAAATGATAAGTCATCTTCTTCTTCAATATTAGTTTGTTCTTCTGTTAAATATTGCTTATCTAACATTTTTATAAACGGTAAGTACATAAAACATCCTACAACTAATAGTAGTATCTGAAGAATAGATGCTTGCCATCCACTTACTAAAAATCCACTAAATATAATAGGCGTTGTCCATGGTATTTGAACTCCATTAGTTAATGGAACTAACCCAGAATCCATACAGAAGTATGTTACAATTTGATTAAACATAGGAACAAACATAAAAGGTATTAATAATACTGGATTTAACATTATAGGTAATCCAAATATTATAGGTTCATTTATTCCAAATATACCTGGTAATAAAGACAATTTTCCTAATTCTCTTATACGTCTACTCTTACATACAATTAACATTACTATTAATAGAGAAAGTGTACTTCCCCCTCCTCCAAAAGTGGCAAACATATCCTGAAATTGTCCAGTTATTATATTTGGTAATTCTTGTCCAGCTTGGAATGCATCTAAGTTTTCAGCAGATAATAATTTTAATATTGGATTATAAACAGCTCCAACAACACTTGATCCATTTATTCCAAAGAACCAGAATAAATGCAAGAATATATAAGATATAACTGTAGCTGTTAATGTGTTTCCTAGTTTTAATAATGGCATTTGTAAAAACTGATATATAAACTCATGTATGTTTCCATATGGTGTTAACTCAAACCCAGTTTTTATTAAGAAGAATATTATCATTATTATAGCACTTGGTATTAATGCAGCGAATGACTTTGCAACAGTAGGAGGAACTCCTTCTGGCATTTTTATTGTCCATCCTTTGTTAACAACCCATTGGAATATAGCTACTGATACGAATGAAGTTATCATACCAACAAACATACCTTTAGACCCCATCCATCCTAGAGGTATACCTTTAACTTCATATACAATTTCCATTCCTTCCGGAGTGTATGGTATTGTAAATGGAGTTATTATGAAAAAGGCAACTAAAGCAACTGCTGCAGCTTGTATAGCATCTGCTTTAATTTGTTTAGCATATGAAAACGCTATCCCGATAATTGCAAGAATAGTCATTACATCAAACGTAGAAGCTGTTACATGACTTAAACCACTAGCCCAATTATCTCCAAAAAATCTAGCCCAAAACTCATTCCATCCTGGTATTGGGAAGTTCGCTATTAGTAAGAAGAACGACCCTACTATTAATAGTGGAGATGATACCAAGAATCCATCTCTAATTGCTACAAGGTACTTGTTTTTACCTATTTTTTCAGCCATAGGCATAAGTAACCTTTCTAAAGTTGACATAAATTTATTCATGTTTACCCCCTAATATGATATTTAATTTTATATAAAAGAAGCTAATTAATAATTATAATTAATTTAAATTAGCTTCTTAGATATCAACTTTGATTTTAACCCTTTACTTCCCTTGATTTAAATAATATAAAGTTTTAATTTATTTAGCCTGACGTGCTTTTATCATCTTTATAGCAGTTTTTAAAACTTTCTCCCCATTCATTGACCCATAATCAACACTATTTATAACATCTACAGGTGTTTTTTCATCAAATTTTGCCTGAACTTCTTTTAGCATAAACTTAACTTGTGGCCCTAATAATATGCAATCTGGATTTCTTTCTTCTACTATTTTATCTATTTCAGCATATGGAAACGCTTCAACCTCTATTGGTAATTTATGTTGATTTGCAACATTTTGCATCTTACTTGCTAATAAACTAGTTGACATTCCAGCACTACAGAATAAATATATTTTTTTGTTCATTTTACTTTTCCTCCTAAAAACCCTCTATATTTAAATTTTTATTTATTTGCCCCAATTTCTTTTCTTAAATCTATAATTTCTTTTACTAGATTTCTTTCACTTAGACAAGTCATTAAATGATCTTGAGAATGTATTAATAACATGCTTATTTCTACATTTTTACCCTCTTTATCCTTATTAATTAAACTTGTCTGAATTTTTTGTGCTTCTAAAATTTCTTCATTTGCATTTTCCATGTATTCGTCACTTTTTTTAAAGTCATTTTTCTTGGCATAATGTAAAGCTTCATAAATGTGTGACTTTGCATTACCTGCATGAATTATAACCTTTAGTATTTTATCTTGATAGTTCATTAGTTTCACCGCCTTACTTAAGGTCTTTTAAAATATTTGTTAACGTTTTCTTTAACTATATTTTACAATATATTTTAAAAAAAGGAAATAGTATTTTTTGTTTTTTTTAAAAATTTTTACAATTTACTTTAAATTTATGTTTTACTCTTCTTTATATTATTTTTCAAAGAATTATATGACTTAATTCTACAATCAAGTTTAGGGGGTATACATATATTATAACTTATTTTATACTTATGTCTTTATTAATTTCTATATGTATATTTTGAGTTCCAAATATAAAATAAGTTGCATATATTTATAATGATAGGATAAGCCTATTAATCTTAATATATGGAGTGTTTCTAATGCATAAAAAATGTGACAACAAATATTGTAATATCAATCAATGTAGTTCTAAATATCATTATTGTGATACTTTTAATGAACCTGAGCCTGTAACACCTAAATTTTTCTTTTATCCTTGCGAGATAGATTTGTATAATAATTTAAAAAATTGCCTTTGTAAAACAGTTGGGTTTAAACTTTCTTGCAGTGATTGTATTTTACGTTTAAAAATAATGAAAGTTACACCTTGTAGCGTATATGGTAAAACTTCATCTGGAAAAGGTCCTATATGTTTAAAATTATCTGCTATTGATTATGTTGATTTTGGAAAAGAAGTTTATGTTAATCCTTTATGCAATGTAAATATATCTGAAATTTTAACATTACCTGGATCAAAAGGTGAAAAGGGTGAACCTGGTCCTCAAGGTCCTAAAGGTGAAAAAGGCGAAGCTGGCCCTCAAGGCCCTAAAGGTGAAAAAGGCGAAGCTGGTCCTCAAGGCCCTAAAGGTGAAAAAGGCGAAGCTGGTCCTCAAGGCCCTAAAGGTGAAAAAGGTGAAGCTGGTTCTCAAGGCCCTAAAGGTGAAAAAGGTGAAGCTGGTTCTCAAGGCCCTAAAGGTGAAAAAGGTGAAGCTGGTCCTCAAGGTCCTAAAGGTGAAAAAGGTGAAGCTGGTTCTCAAGGTCCTAAGGGTGAAAAAGGTGAAGTTGGTCCTTCATCAAAACCCGCTCCTGTGCCTTATAATCCTGAAAAGAAAAAGAAACTATATACTAATAAAAAAGATCCTTATAACAAATAAAAACAAGAGCGCATACTATGCGCTCTTGTTTTTATTTACTAACCTATTTTTTTAAATATAAATTCATACATATCTACAAACTCTTTAGCTAATTGTAAAAAGTTCATAGTAGTCATTAAATGGTCCTGAGAATGAACTAATACAACTCCTATTTCAGTCTTCTCTCCACTAGCCTCTGCTTGTATTAGTTCTGTTTGAAATCTATGAGCTTTATTTAATGTCTCACTAGCTTCTTTTAAAAGTTCTCTAGCTTTTTCAAAATTTCCATCTTTAGCTTCAGACAATGCTTCATGAGCAGTACTTTTAGCATCTCCTGCATGTCCTATTATTCCAAACGATATTTCAAATATTTTTTCATTCATAAATTTTTACCTTCACTTTCCCCTATATATTCCTATAATTAGTTATGATTATATCATTATCTTCAAAAAACTTTTTTAGCTCTTTTGAAGTTAATATCTCATGTTCTTTTGTTCTTTCTATTGAATATGATGTTGACTTTGATAAAAATGCATCTACAAAAGCTGGATGACTCATCATATCCGATATTTCATATTTTTTTATTTCTTCTATGTGATTTTCAAAATATTTTCCATCTACATTCTTATTATAAAAACTTCCTATCACAGGAATTATATTATCATAATCTAATCTGTATTCAAATCCACCTCTTATAGGCAATTTATACTTATTTAGTATTTTTTCTATTACTGGTTTAAATTCTTTTAAAGTGTGAACATGGTGATGACTATCTAAATGAGTAATTTCAATTCCTGCATTTATAGCTTTATCTATTTGAGCACAAAATTCTTCATATAACTCATCTAAATCAATCTCTTTAGCTTTTTCCTCTGTAATTCTTCTAAAGAAATATCCATTTTCATCAGTTAAAGTCTT is a window from the Paraclostridium sordellii genome containing:
- a CDS encoding GrdB-related putative oxidoreductase; the protein is MKNLTKVVLILDQIQAGAGGKEKANIPPGGKTTPLGPGVMMEKFLKEYDSKIIASLYCGDEFFINNEEEVSAKMVAMVKKISPDVVICGPAFNYENFAEMSAVLAKKINSETNIKAFAAMSAENTEILENYKDDILIVKTPKKGGIGLNESLKNICKMAKKLAENEDILNLKEEICF
- a CDS encoding PTS sugar transporter subunit IIB, with product MNKKIYLFCSAGMSTSLLASKMQNVANQHKLPIEVEAFPYAEIDKIVEERNPDCILLGPQVKFMLKEVQAKFDEKTPVDVINSVDYGSMNGEKVLKTAIKMIKARQAK
- a CDS encoding copper homeostasis protein CutC, translating into MLEIIGMSVEDAIAIEKCGADRIELVSALTEGGLTPSFGLIESVVNKVKIPVNVMIRHHAKSFVYSDEDINIMIKDIEKVKEIGANGVVFGMLDEKNNIREEQLITLLEAAKGLDVTYHRAIDETDVIDSIKILSKYEYITNVLTSAGKGNIENNIEKIKEMKKNAGSINILLGGGLNFENIDRIKNLTNNKDFHFGTAIRVDKNPFGEIDETKLRKLVEIINN
- a CDS encoding PTS lactose/cellobiose transporter subunit IIA; the encoded protein is MNEKIFEISFGIIGHAGDAKSTAHEALSEAKDGNFEKARELLKEASETLNKAHRFQTELIQAEASGEKTEIGVVLVHSQDHLMTTMNFLQLAKEFVDMYEFIFKKIG
- a CDS encoding collagen-like domain-containing protein; translated protein: MHKKCDNKYCNINQCSSKYHYCDTFNEPEPVTPKFFFYPCEIDLYNNLKNCLCKTVGFKLSCSDCILRLKIMKVTPCSVYGKTSSGKGPICLKLSAIDYVDFGKEVYVNPLCNVNISEILTLPGSKGEKGEPGPQGPKGEKGEAGPQGPKGEKGEAGPQGPKGEKGEAGPQGPKGEKGEAGSQGPKGEKGEAGSQGPKGEKGEAGPQGPKGEKGEAGSQGPKGEKGEVGPSSKPAPVPYNPEKKKKLYTNKKDPYNK
- the celB gene encoding PTS cellobiose transporter subunit IIC, with product MNKFMSTLERLLMPMAEKIGKNKYLVAIRDGFLVSSPLLIVGSFFLLIANFPIPGWNEFWARFFGDNWASGLSHVTASTFDVMTILAIIGIAFSYAKQIKADAIQAAAVALVAFFIITPFTIPYTPEGMEIVYEVKGIPLGWMGSKGMFVGMITSFVSVAIFQWVVNKGWTIKMPEGVPPTVAKSFAALIPSAIIMIIFFLIKTGFELTPYGNIHEFIYQFLQMPLLKLGNTLTATVISYIFLHLFWFFGINGSSVVGAVYNPILKLLSAENLDAFQAGQELPNIITGQFQDMFATFGGGGSTLSLLIVMLIVCKSRRIRELGKLSLLPGIFGINEPIIFGLPIMLNPVLLIPFMFVPMFNQIVTYFCMDSGLVPLTNGVQIPWTTPIIFSGFLVSGWQASILQILLLVVGCFMYLPFIKMLDKQYLTEEQTNIEEEDDLSFDDLEF
- the pepV gene encoding dipeptidase PepV; the protein is MDILNNQIDELKNNLINDIIDIVKIPSVEGEPTNGYPFGENVDKALKKALEISKKLGFKTKNLDGYMGYAELGEGEEYIGILGHLDVVPEGTGWSYDPYGGTIDNGKIYGRGVLDNKGPIISALYGLKAVQNSGLKLNKKVRIIFGTNEETGFNDIPYYLSKEKPPIMGFTPDCKYPVVYGERGIGKLSISKEIDLKGLKIYGDFKSNVVPDKCKIDIPVEYIHEDIICYLEEKAINLNIKINDNLNIKMDEKFISIEVKGKQAPANAPQLGENAITYMIEYLINENLIKDEELNSFLKFINEYFHNEYYGEKINIDFEDELTGKLYLNPYELKYENNRITLMFSVRYPMTCTMDYILSKIKVNLEYKLSLKVESNFNPVNFDKNSYLVRSLQNAYERVTGLDGTPTTTSGGTYAKVMPNIVPFGPSFPGQKGIAHNSDEYMDIDDIILNAKIFANAIYELAKEEKC
- a CDS encoding N-acetylmuramoyl-L-alanine amidase, with product MSKRIDKFTKYIAAFGIISAATVVNVVPVSASPKDEAEFSTVMDKYKSEDVVVEDGVSLRKGETLDLSANPNWETSDNETVSIENGVVKPIGYGTVYLSQKIDGKVHVIEVYVPSETRGYNFAAMPKSNRNCYKVFIDPGHGGQDSGAVGNGNYEDELNLAVAKKVEQKLRSKGIEVKMSRYSDEFISLSDRAKMANQYAPDVFISIHQNSSDSMSANGTETYYHTRKGEYSHYAQNIQSSAINETGSRNRGIKSANFAVLRETNMPSALFESGFITNPTESANLANPNYQEKLADGIANGIERYLKDNIHTDGSGGEVINPDGDNQNSVNTGTITADRLNIRSGYGTNYSVIGTLTNGSKVEIVESQNGWYKIKYNGGYGYVSGDYVKV
- a CDS encoding PTS lactose/cellobiose transporter subunit IIA, whose protein sequence is MNYQDKILKVIIHAGNAKSHIYEALHYAKKNDFKKSDEYMENANEEILEAQKIQTSLINKDKEGKNVEISMLLIHSQDHLMTCLSERNLVKEIIDLRKEIGANK
- the chbG gene encoding chitin disaccharide deacetylase — encoded protein: MTKLIINADDFGYCEGVNQGIISAHKNGVVKSCTIMTGMPGFEQALDLLKENKDIGCGVHMTLSCYKPVLKTHKTLTDENGYFFRRITEEKAKEIDLDELYEEFCAQIDKAINAGIEITHLDSHHHVHTLKEFKPVIEKILNKYKLPIRGGFEYRLDYDNIIPVIGSFYNKNVDGKYFENHIEEIKKYEISDMMSHPAFVDAFLSKSTSYSIERTKEHEILTSKELKKFFEDNDIIITNYRNI
- a CDS encoding N(4)-(beta-N-acetylglucosaminyl)-L-asparaginase → MWGIIATWRMAIEGVSESSQKLNEGMEAGDAIELAIKRVEDYPFYKSVGYGGLPNENCEVELDAAYMDGNTFSIGAVAGIRDFANPISIARKLSNEKVNCFLVGTGAEEYAHKNGFERKNMLTDRAKQHYNKRKKETLEQGLSPYVGHDTVGMVTLDKNGKMCAATSTSGLFMKKSGRVGDSPLSGSGFYVDSEVGGATATGLGEDLMKGCISYEIVRLMKEGFTPQQACDKAVNELDEQLIKRRGKAGDLSLVAMNNKGEWGVATNIPNFSFSVATKDHEPTVYVSNRIDGKSVHEVATQEWLAAYAARIKAPIE